One genomic segment of Candidatus Berkiella aquae includes these proteins:
- the cysZ gene encoding sulfate transporter CysZ encodes MLATRQSDFIQGAKYLLQGFKVYTHPHIKPYIYVPLLINFIIFGVLFYLGIHYLNHKLSILTVSSWPSWLQWIGGILSFIKGFIITSLLVLFLGISAVLATICANVAAAPFNGLLSESYAKVLGETLPSRPLLQTVGASLLREGQKFLYYLPRGLLVGAISVILYFIPPFNLLTPILLYWFAAWMMAIQYIDYPADNEHVKFALLIKAFKTNKALCLGFGLAVCAISSIPFINFFVLPAAVLGATKLWVEKLKREH; translated from the coding sequence ATGTTGGCAACAAGGCAATCTGATTTTATACAGGGTGCAAAATATCTGCTGCAGGGCTTTAAAGTTTACACCCATCCTCATATCAAACCGTATATTTATGTACCGCTTTTGATCAATTTCATTATTTTTGGTGTGTTATTTTATCTAGGTATTCATTACCTTAACCATAAATTAAGTATATTGACTGTGAGCTCCTGGCCCTCTTGGCTGCAATGGATAGGGGGGATTCTCTCCTTTATTAAAGGATTTATTATCACCTCTTTATTGGTGCTTTTTCTGGGTATCAGCGCGGTGCTGGCAACGATTTGTGCTAATGTTGCTGCAGCGCCTTTTAATGGTTTGTTGAGTGAATCGTATGCCAAGGTATTAGGGGAAACCTTGCCATCTCGTCCATTGTTGCAAACAGTGGGTGCATCCTTACTGCGTGAAGGGCAAAAATTTTTGTATTATCTTCCTCGGGGACTTTTAGTTGGTGCAATTTCAGTCATTTTATATTTTATCCCACCGTTTAATCTGTTAACCCCCATTCTGCTTTATTGGTTTGCCGCTTGGATGATGGCGATTCAATATATCGATTATCCAGCTGATAATGAACACGTCAAATTTGCGTTATTAATAAAGGCTTTTAAAACAAACAAAGCACTGTGTTTAGGATTTGGTTTAGCTGTTTGTGCTATTAGCAGTATTCCCTTTATTAATTTTTTTGTATTGCCAGCAGCGGTGCTTGGAGCAACCAAGCTTTGGGTTGAAAAATTAAAACGTGAACATTAG
- a CDS encoding ankyrin repeat domain-containing protein, with amino-acid sequence MKARELIKLMTAELTEDQILTKMKSKLAKIKLPLETSFKGITPLQVAATRGHTKILGYLIETQHANPKAIHSNDKTALEDAIFNRKTDAALYLISKMKGFDSKLFHSMLLLAVHLQQLSIVKAILNQEPHLINYRTTELMKEALDQPSNDIAIFLLQQGAHRMILVHIPGSESPYSYALRRLNDEILTCMLEFGASPFHCDKNSTPTAVWEPLLSSTGTNNQKRTCANILFAAGAGLDIQTIPDEVLTLYGLNRKIVGEILIIGEQKQDNGVWQKKSISNISTLTACFTNQNWRFNGRQLMRAVLSFESPKPTHINALQALFQAKWDDQSLPQISIIKPAGLSNHLKAQLKKGISTLTLRELDLVLCEAAVSYRAAYSLFREMLNNISSKTDTFNQKQIIKQYFRSYSRLVEFLQHPDSTIISLGENMTLAQIMVEPNDMMTKMKVVMSSLEQQDDAFEKMLMVFNLFNDHLKSLLKKHEILLSPLLVKQLLYMLRFETTRLLANQYLNMRNTTLALHSAIEANRCINTILLDSSLKISIDECKYKCLLLLSAIYAAQGCFKEATKALQESNKFFQLSEITEDLFLETAECIRVSLSKTNITTLDLITFIEVCNIHCFNFLLEENSSPPLAELAIHFNNQYEELCYQYLTQTQAFFAEKLQSFGKLIIFSDSLVLMRTQDINPATLNLLNSRCDVQYFSDSNSIIFTRDLLFSHNSHQWLDEFINAITTIDSIQSSIHPIPDNKPAEKEPVSTSVLTESFATLSLPSSKTKIKTQPESHLVKCDSSNEKAAKHDKLNNYGFELFAEQSPAIPVGDKDLAHTSTFISVPRNANFAPLLSFNKLSKQCVRIDDKSNVMEVSIRLPTTTKILKATGSVQQETVTAQNQYRRLYLIKNIVTPSKVNHYGFKPLEGYTPPIPIVNNYIPDETLFITLPCNNPTFLPFFGLCYNKQTNNYHEVRGIAEKGLNQQGVKLSSKWVTGNNQQPTKIDIARMKVLGADGKGKLRAIGQVQQEIRTQNNRIRKLYVINEIEEKKKEKRNGVLKSR; translated from the coding sequence ATGAAAGCACGTGAATTAATCAAATTAATGACGGCCGAGTTAACTGAAGATCAAATACTTACCAAGATGAAGTCCAAACTCGCTAAAATAAAGTTGCCACTGGAAACGTCTTTCAAGGGCATCACCCCCTTACAAGTAGCAGCCACCCGAGGCCACACCAAAATATTAGGCTATTTGATAGAAACACAACACGCTAATCCAAAGGCAATCCACAGTAATGATAAAACCGCATTAGAAGATGCTATTTTTAATCGTAAAACCGATGCTGCCCTTTATTTAATCAGCAAAATGAAGGGCTTTGATAGCAAACTATTTCATTCGATGCTACTGCTTGCTGTTCATTTGCAGCAGCTGTCAATCGTCAAAGCGATTTTGAACCAAGAACCGCATCTCATCAATTACAGAACAACGGAGTTGATGAAAGAAGCCCTAGACCAGCCTTCCAATGATATTGCTATATTTTTATTACAGCAAGGCGCTCATCGAATGATCTTAGTTCACATTCCAGGCAGTGAATCTCCCTATAGCTATGCGCTAAGACGACTAAACGATGAAATTCTAACTTGCATGTTAGAATTTGGTGCGAGTCCATTTCATTGCGATAAAAATAGTACCCCGACTGCTGTTTGGGAACCTTTGCTCTCAAGTACCGGCACCAATAATCAAAAACGCACTTGCGCCAACATTTTATTCGCAGCGGGTGCAGGGCTTGACATTCAGACTATCCCAGATGAAGTTTTAACTTTATATGGCTTAAATCGCAAGATCGTTGGTGAAATTCTCATTATTGGTGAACAAAAACAAGATAATGGCGTTTGGCAAAAGAAATCAATTTCAAATATCTCTACTCTAACCGCTTGTTTTACCAATCAAAACTGGCGGTTTAATGGTCGTCAGCTGATGCGAGCAGTTTTATCATTCGAAAGTCCAAAACCAACTCATATCAATGCGCTACAAGCTTTATTTCAAGCAAAATGGGACGACCAATCACTTCCCCAGATTTCTATCATTAAACCTGCTGGTTTAAGCAATCATCTCAAAGCGCAGTTAAAAAAAGGAATTAGCACATTAACGTTACGGGAACTTGATTTAGTTTTATGTGAAGCAGCCGTATCTTATCGAGCTGCGTATTCCTTATTTAGAGAAATGTTAAATAACATCTCATCAAAAACAGATACATTTAATCAAAAACAAATCATTAAACAATATTTTAGAAGTTATTCACGTCTAGTCGAATTCTTACAGCACCCAGATTCTACTATTATTTCACTGGGTGAAAACATGACGCTCGCGCAGATCATGGTAGAACCCAATGATATGATGACAAAAATGAAAGTCGTCATGTCATCATTAGAACAACAAGATGATGCTTTTGAAAAAATGTTAATGGTTTTTAATTTGTTCAATGATCATCTTAAGTCATTGCTAAAAAAACATGAAATTCTATTGTCACCTTTATTAGTCAAACAGCTTTTATATATGCTCAGGTTTGAAACAACCCGACTTTTAGCAAATCAATACCTCAATATGAGAAATACTACTTTAGCACTTCATTCAGCGATTGAAGCCAATCGATGTATCAACACCATATTATTAGATAGCTCTCTCAAGATTTCAATTGATGAGTGTAAATATAAATGTTTACTCTTACTTTCTGCCATTTATGCCGCTCAAGGATGCTTTAAAGAAGCCACAAAGGCATTGCAAGAATCGAACAAGTTTTTTCAACTATCAGAAATCACTGAAGATCTTTTCCTTGAAACAGCAGAATGTATCAGAGTCTCACTCAGTAAAACCAACATCACAACACTTGATTTGATTACTTTCATAGAAGTATGCAATATACATTGCTTTAATTTTCTTCTCGAAGAAAATTCATCTCCTCCTTTAGCAGAGCTGGCCATACATTTTAATAATCAATACGAGGAACTGTGTTATCAGTATCTCACACAGACTCAAGCATTTTTTGCGGAAAAATTACAATCGTTTGGAAAACTTATTATTTTTTCAGATTCTTTAGTTTTAATGCGAACGCAAGACATCAACCCAGCGACTTTAAATCTACTAAACTCAAGGTGTGATGTTCAATATTTCTCAGATTCAAATTCAATTATTTTTACCAGAGATTTGTTATTTTCACACAATAGCCACCAGTGGCTTGATGAGTTTATCAATGCCATCACAACGATTGACTCAATTCAATCATCGATTCATCCTATTCCAGATAATAAGCCTGCAGAAAAAGAGCCTGTGAGCACAAGTGTTTTAACAGAATCATTTGCTACGCTCTCTTTACCTTCTAGCAAGACAAAAATTAAAACACAACCTGAATCTCATTTGGTAAAGTGTGACAGCTCTAATGAGAAAGCAGCAAAACACGATAAATTAAATAATTATGGCTTTGAATTATTCGCCGAACAATCTCCTGCTATTCCTGTTGGTGATAAGGATCTAGCACACACATCTACTTTTATTTCGGTTCCTCGCAATGCGAATTTTGCACCCTTATTGAGTTTTAACAAACTTTCTAAACAATGTGTAAGAATAGATGATAAAAGTAATGTCATGGAGGTCAGCATCCGATTACCAACAACAACTAAAATACTAAAAGCAACGGGTAGCGTTCAACAAGAGACGGTAACCGCACAAAATCAATATCGTAGACTTTATCTTATAAAGAACATCGTCACTCCCTCTAAAGTCAATCACTATGGCTTTAAACCATTAGAAGGTTATACACCTCCTATTCCCATTGTGAATAATTATATACCCGATGAAACTTTATTTATTACACTCCCTTGTAATAACCCGACATTCTTACCCTTTTTTGGCCTTTGTTATAATAAACAAACTAACAACTACCATGAAGTTAGAGGGATAGCAGAAAAAGGATTAAATCAACAAGGTGTAAAATTAAGTTCAAAATGGGTAACCGGAAATAATCAGCAACCCACTAAAATAGATATTGCCAGAATGAAAGTATTAGGAGCCGATGGCAAAGGTAAGCTTCGAGCGATTGGACAGGTACAGCAAGAGATTAGAACGCAGAATAACCGTATCAGAAAACTATACGTTATCAATGAAATCGAGGAAAAGAAAAAGGAAAAACGCAATGGTGTACTAAAAAGTCGATAA